A genomic stretch from Candidatus Avedoeria danica includes:
- a CDS encoding cobalamin B12-binding domain-containing protein, which produces MPRDATSPNPPPPDDTPIRVLVAKPGLDGHDRGAKVVARALRDAGMEVIYTGIRQTAEMIVEAALQEDVDVVGLSSLSGAHMTLFPRVMDGLRARGLGHMIVIAGGIIPAEDVAPLHAAGIAAIFGPGTSTEDIVAWLRAEVPRRRAER; this is translated from the coding sequence ATGCCGCGCGACGCCACGTCGCCCAACCCGCCACCGCCCGACGACACGCCGATCCGTGTCCTCGTCGCCAAGCCCGGCCTGGACGGCCACGACCGTGGCGCCAAGGTCGTGGCGCGGGCGCTGCGGGACGCCGGGATGGAGGTGATCTACACCGGCATCCGCCAGACGGCCGAGATGATCGTCGAGGCGGCGCTGCAGGAGGATGTCGACGTCGTAGGCTTGTCGAGCCTCTCGGGCGCGCACATGACGCTCTTCCCACGCGTGATGGACGGTCTGCGAGCGCGCGGGCTCGGCCACATGATCGTCATCGCCGGCGGGATCATCCCGGCCGAGGACGTCGCCCCGCTGCACGCCGCCGGCATCGCCGCGATCTTCGGCCCCGGCACGTCGACGGAGGACATCGTGGCGTGGCTGCGGGCAGAGGTGCCGCGGCGGCGGGCGGAGCGGTGA
- a CDS encoding ABC transporter ATP-binding protein, with translation MSASTAETPVLALTDIRRDFRMGRLLVRALRGVTMDVLPGEFLVVMGPSGCGKSTLLTLIGGLDRPTAGSIVTSGDEDITRGDETALAEYRRRWIGFIFQSYNLIATMTARQNVEFPLVFAGVGRAARRERAEALLTRVGLGDRMTHRPIELSGGQQQRVAIARALANAPAIVLGDEPTGNLDTRSGQEIMDLLLELNRAGTTLIVVTHDARLCAYAHRVVRMEDGVVLGVDAGGRAGEERVRVRSEMMVGEGGHPRGVPLQGPIRRRRFTTTAEA, from the coding sequence ATGTCGGCATCCACCGCCGAGACGCCCGTCCTCGCGCTGACCGACATCCGGCGCGACTTCCGGATGGGCCGGCTGCTGGTGCGCGCGCTGCGCGGTGTCACGATGGACGTCCTGCCCGGTGAGTTCCTCGTCGTCATGGGCCCCTCGGGTTGTGGCAAGAGCACGCTCCTCACGCTCATCGGCGGCCTTGACCGCCCGACGGCCGGCAGCATCGTCACGTCGGGCGACGAGGACATCACGCGCGGCGACGAGACGGCGCTGGCGGAGTACCGGCGGCGGTGGATCGGCTTCATCTTCCAGTCCTACAACCTGATCGCCACGATGACCGCCCGCCAGAACGTCGAGTTCCCGCTCGTCTTCGCCGGCGTCGGCCGCGCGGCGCGGCGTGAGCGGGCGGAGGCGCTCCTCACGCGCGTCGGGCTCGGGGACCGCATGACCCATCGGCCGATCGAGCTCTCCGGCGGCCAGCAGCAGCGCGTCGCCATTGCCCGCGCGCTGGCGAACGCGCCGGCCATCGTCCTGGGCGACGAGCCGACGGGCAACCTGGACACGCGCTCCGGCCAGGAGATCATGGACCTCCTGCTGGAGCTGAACCGCGCCGGCACGACGCTGATCGTCGTCACGCACGACGCGCGGCTGTGCGCGTACGCCCACCGCGTGGTGCGGATGGAGGACGGCGTCGTCCTCGGCGTCGACGCGGGCGGGCGGGCGGGGGAGGAGCGGGTGCGGGTGCGATCGGAGATGATGGTTGGCGAAGGAGGGCACCCACGAGGGGTGCCCCTGCAGGGGCCGATTCGTCGGCGACGTTTTACCACCACCGCGGAGGCATGA
- a CDS encoding thermonuclease family protein, translated as MPPNSASARSLPRRTRPERSPPRRTSTAVVFATIALAVLAGGCRLDTRPAAGPSNPSAAPGSSAPAVESSPIPLDLRTHLTPWDRSVPVTWVIDGDTIRVETAQGRSESVRLIGLNAPETGDGRRAVQCFGREATARLTELIGESEVWLAGDPTESERDRYGRLLAYAWLPDGTLLNQSLIAEGYANEATFDGPYVLRDTFRAAAAAARRADRGLWAPDTCDGDYDAPPQR; from the coding sequence ATGCCCCCCAATTCCGCATCCGCCCGATCACTGCCGCGACGAACACGGCCGGAACGATCACCGCCGCGACGAACATCCACGGCCGTCGTCTTCGCCACGATCGCCCTGGCCGTCCTCGCTGGCGGCTGCCGTCTCGACACGCGCCCGGCGGCCGGCCCATCCAACCCGTCCGCCGCGCCCGGCTCGAGCGCCCCGGCCGTCGAGTCCTCACCCATCCCGCTCGACCTGCGCACCCACCTCACGCCGTGGGACCGCAGCGTACCCGTCACCTGGGTCATCGACGGCGACACGATCCGCGTCGAGACGGCACAGGGACGATCGGAGAGCGTGCGTCTGATCGGACTGAACGCGCCCGAGACGGGCGATGGGCGCCGGGCCGTCCAATGCTTCGGCCGCGAGGCCACCGCGCGCCTGACGGAGCTGATCGGCGAGAGCGAAGTTTGGCTGGCCGGCGACCCGACCGAGAGCGAGCGCGACCGCTATGGCCGGCTGCTGGCCTACGCCTGGCTGCCGGACGGGACGCTCCTCAACCAGTCGCTCATCGCCGAAGGCTACGCGAACGAAGCGACGTTCGACGGTCCGTACGTCCTGCGCGACACCTTCCGCGCCGCCGCCGCCGCCGCGCGCCGCGCCGACCGCGGCCTCTGGGCGCCCGACACGTGCGACGGCGATTACGACGCGCCACCACAACGGTGA
- a CDS encoding ABC transporter permease — MSQRDLFGLMWANLKRMRARVTLTALGVVIGTAAVVLLISLAIGLQTSAEAQLGGFGDLTTIEVFAGGGMMSIGPGMTASSSGGTDGVKLDRAAIEVFRKMDHVVAVSPKGNLSGQMQIEFNRETYFPGATGLESDVAPKLGWRLAAGRASIGRGQIVIGQKVLANDFGPMSFGPQGGGSAYGPTPAPTPRPEDLVGKSLNAELVKYDDEGTEITRRERLRVAGVFESSGGQEDYSLYMGLDDVDTFNRWFTTERRSARDGYDNVVVKVDERTEVRDVQKGIEDLGFSTFSAAQILESINRTFIIMQVVLGGIGAIALLVAAFGIANTMTMAIYERTREIGVMKAIGATNRDVLKVFLAEAGAIGAIGGVAGVTLALILAQIIELFLRSMMAASAAASGGTGDPLNLLITPVWLALFAIVFAILVGLMSGIYPALRAANLRPVQALRSD, encoded by the coding sequence ATGAGCCAGCGCGACCTCTTCGGGCTGATGTGGGCGAACCTGAAGCGCATGCGCGCCCGGGTGACGCTCACGGCGCTTGGCGTCGTCATCGGCACCGCGGCCGTCGTGCTGCTCATCTCGCTGGCGATCGGCCTCCAGACCTCGGCCGAGGCCCAGCTGGGCGGGTTCGGCGACCTGACGACGATCGAGGTCTTCGCCGGCGGCGGGATGATGTCGATCGGCCCGGGCATGACGGCCTCGTCGAGCGGCGGCACGGACGGGGTAAAGCTGGATCGGGCCGCGATCGAGGTGTTCCGCAAGATGGATCACGTCGTGGCCGTCTCCCCCAAGGGGAACCTGAGCGGCCAGATGCAGATCGAGTTCAACCGCGAGACGTACTTCCCGGGCGCCACCGGCCTCGAGTCGGACGTCGCGCCCAAGCTGGGCTGGCGGCTCGCGGCCGGGCGGGCGAGCATCGGCCGCGGGCAGATCGTCATCGGCCAGAAGGTGCTGGCGAACGACTTCGGGCCGATGTCGTTCGGGCCGCAGGGCGGCGGCAGCGCGTACGGGCCCACGCCGGCGCCGACGCCGCGGCCGGAGGATCTCGTCGGCAAGTCGCTGAACGCCGAGCTCGTGAAGTACGACGACGAGGGCACGGAGATCACCCGCCGCGAGCGGCTGCGCGTGGCGGGCGTGTTCGAGTCCAGCGGCGGCCAGGAGGACTACAGCCTCTACATGGGCCTCGACGACGTCGACACCTTCAACCGCTGGTTCACGACCGAGCGCCGCAGCGCCCGTGACGGCTACGACAACGTCGTCGTCAAGGTGGACGAGCGAACGGAGGTGCGCGACGTCCAGAAGGGGATCGAGGACCTCGGCTTCAGCACGTTCTCGGCGGCCCAGATCCTGGAGAGCATCAACCGCACGTTCATCATCATGCAGGTCGTGCTGGGCGGCATCGGCGCGATCGCGCTCCTCGTGGCGGCGTTCGGCATCGCCAACACGATGACGATGGCGATCTACGAGCGCACGCGCGAGATCGGCGTGATGAAGGCGATCGGCGCGACGAACCGCGACGTGCTGAAGGTCTTCCTGGCCGAGGCCGGGGCGATCGGGGCGATCGGCGGCGTGGCGGGGGTGACGCTGGCGCTGATCCTGGCCCAGATCATCGAGCTCTTCCTGCGTTCGATGATGGCCGCCAGCGCCGCGGCCAGCGGCGGGACGGGCGATCCGCTCAACCTCTTGATCACGCCCGTCTGGCTCGCGCTGTTCGCGATCGTCTTCGCGATCCTCGTCGGCCTGATGAGCGGCATCTACCCGGCGCTCCGGGCGGCCAACCTCCGGCCGGTCCAGGCGCTGCGGTCCGATTGA
- a CDS encoding YIP1 family protein: MEAEYDDAANAPDPEAGRLGLWTLTKDVVLHPGAAMRRLDAYPGRRWWFPLVVLAVLGVVNALILTPRITAAAMQNIDFSQMAAAGVDATTVTRAGGFAATAIGVIGAVFGAVVGTFLVAAILHFIGTVFGGQQAFNAVLTTTSWARIPLILRALVQLVWFGTHGAEYDLNIAGLAGLVANAEKPTEAASSYLAPLLARIEFWNVWYLVLLVIAVRATSKVTRGRAILIVGVYVALAVGAGLIGTALGRAMAGFGGG, from the coding sequence GTGGAAGCGGAATACGACGACGCGGCGAACGCACCCGACCCCGAGGCGGGCCGGCTCGGCCTCTGGACGCTCACAAAGGACGTTGTCCTCCATCCGGGCGCGGCGATGCGCCGTCTGGACGCCTACCCCGGGCGCCGGTGGTGGTTCCCGCTCGTCGTGCTGGCGGTGCTCGGGGTGGTCAATGCGCTCATTCTCACGCCGCGGATCACTGCCGCCGCGATGCAGAACATCGACTTCAGCCAGATGGCGGCGGCCGGCGTGGACGCGACCACGGTGACGCGGGCGGGAGGCTTCGCCGCGACGGCGATCGGCGTGATCGGTGCCGTGTTCGGCGCCGTCGTCGGAACGTTCCTCGTGGCGGCGATCCTGCACTTCATCGGCACGGTCTTCGGCGGCCAGCAGGCGTTCAACGCCGTCCTGACGACGACGAGCTGGGCGCGCATACCGCTGATCCTTCGCGCGCTCGTCCAGCTGGTGTGGTTCGGGACGCACGGCGCGGAGTACGACCTGAACATCGCCGGGCTCGCCGGCCTCGTCGCGAATGCGGAGAAGCCGACCGAGGCGGCGTCGAGCTACCTGGCGCCGCTGCTCGCGCGGATCGAGTTCTGGAACGTGTGGTACCTCGTCCTCCTCGTCATCGCCGTGCGCGCCACCAGCAAGGTCACGCGCGGCCGGGCGATCCTGATCGTCGGCGTCTACGTCGCCCTCGCCGTCGGCGCCGGCCTGATCGGCACGGCGCTCGGGCGGGCGATGGCCGGCTTCGGCGGGGGCTAG
- the meaB gene encoding methylmalonyl Co-A mutase-associated GTPase MeaB, with protein sequence MAAGRGAAAAGGAVIDGVLAGDRAAIARALSAVERDPAGPLAAALHRHGGRAHVVGVTGVPGAGKSTLVAALIGAWRGAGRTVGVLAVDPSSPLSGGAILGDRVRMDAGPLDDGVFIRSMANRGAAGGLALAASGAVRVLDAAGYDVVVVETVGAGQSEVEIADEAHTTVVVVPPGLGDGVQALKAGILEVADVFALNKADLPGADRAAAQIEAMLKLGHTLRDPTWQPPVVRTVATSGDGVVDLVAAIDAHAAHLHAGDGAGWRARERARAYAELRRMVIARFAADVFGEGGARPAAIEAVVDALVAREIDVGGAAAAVLEARRDG encoded by the coding sequence GTGGCTGCGGGCAGAGGTGCCGCGGCGGCGGGCGGAGCGGTGATCGACGGTGTGCTTGCCGGCGACCGCGCCGCCATCGCCCGCGCCCTGTCGGCCGTCGAGCGCGACCCGGCCGGGCCGCTCGCGGCGGCGCTCCATCGCCACGGCGGGCGGGCGCACGTCGTCGGCGTGACGGGCGTGCCGGGGGCGGGCAAGAGCACGCTCGTGGCGGCGCTCATCGGGGCATGGCGCGGGGCAGGGCGGACGGTGGGCGTGCTGGCCGTCGACCCATCCAGCCCGCTGTCCGGCGGGGCGATCCTGGGCGACCGGGTACGCATGGACGCCGGCCCGCTGGACGACGGCGTCTTCATCCGCTCGATGGCGAACCGCGGCGCGGCCGGCGGGCTGGCGCTGGCGGCGTCGGGCGCGGTGCGCGTGCTGGACGCGGCCGGGTACGATGTCGTCGTCGTCGAGACCGTCGGCGCCGGGCAGAGCGAGGTCGAGATCGCCGACGAGGCCCACACGACGGTCGTCGTCGTGCCGCCGGGCCTCGGCGACGGGGTGCAGGCGCTCAAGGCGGGCATCCTGGAAGTGGCCGACGTCTTCGCGCTGAACAAGGCCGACCTGCCGGGCGCCGACCGAGCCGCGGCCCAGATCGAGGCGATGCTCAAGCTGGGTCACACGCTCCGGGATCCGACATGGCAGCCCCCGGTCGTCCGCACCGTCGCGACGAGCGGCGACGGTGTCGTCGATCTCGTGGCCGCGATCGACGCCCACGCGGCGCACCTGCACGCGGGCGATGGCGCGGGCTGGCGCGCGCGGGAGCGGGCGCGGGCGTACGCGGAGCTGCGGCGCATGGTGATCGCGCGCTTCGCGGCCGACGTGTTCGGCGAGGGCGGGGCGCGGCCGGCGGCGATCGAGGCGGTGGTCGACGCACTGGTGGCGCGGGAGATCGATGTCGGGGGGGCGGCGGCGGCCGTGCTCGAGGCGCGACGCGATGGTTGA